The genomic stretch GGCGTCCGACGCCAGTCATGCGGCCCACCTCGCCAACCGAAAACGGCGGGAAGTTGTAGTGCAGCATGAAGCGCTTCTTCTTTTCGCCTTCGAAGGTCTCGAGCCGCTGTGCGTCATCGGTAGTCCCGAGTGTCGCGGTCACGAGCGCCTGCGTCTCTCCACGCGTAAAGAGAGCCGATCCATGCGTACGCGGCAGCACTCCCACTTCAATCGTGATGGGACGAATCTCATCGAAGGCCCGGCGATCCGGACGGATACGATCCTTCGTTACCTGCTGACGGAAGATGGTTTCACGCAGATGTTCGTAGTATTTTGCCAGCTTCTTCTTGGCATCGGCCTCGCCCTCAGGCAGATCCTGCACCAGCTCATCCTTGATGGCCTTGATAAGCGCATAGCTCTCGGCCTTGGGATGTGTTTGGGTATCGAGGGCATCCGTCAAGCGATCCCTGACCTTCGCGGAGAGGGCATCGTAGTATTCCTGATCGAACTCCGGAGCAGGAATCACGCGCTTCGGCTTACCGGCCTTGCTCACCAGCTCGTCGATCGCGGCAACGATCTTCTTGATCTCCACGTGGGCAAAGTCGATGGAATCGGCCACCGTGTCTTCGCTCACTTCCTCTGAGCCGCTCTCTACCATCACGATGCCGTCTTTGGTGCCGACAACCGTGATGTTCAGCGTGCTTGCGCTACGCTCAGCATAGGTCGGATTGACGACAAACTCGCCATCGACCAGACCGACGCGAACGGCACCCACAGGGCCGCCGAAAGGAATATCCGAGAGCGAGAGCGCGCAGCTTGCGGCATTGATGCCGATGATGTCCGGGTCATTCTCTTTGTCCGCCGAAAAAACCAGCGCGATTACCTGGGTCTCATTGCGGAAGCCCTCAGGAAACAAGGGGCGGATGGGGCGATCGATCTGGCGGCAGGTAAGAATCTCACGCTCGCTGGGCCGGCCCTCACGCTTGATAAAGCCGCCGGGGATGCGCCCACCAGCGTATGCGTACTCGCGATAGTCAACGGTAAGGGGGAAGAAATCGATGCCTTCCCGGGGATCCGGAGAGGCTACTGCAGTTCCCAGAACGACGGTGTCACCCATGGTGACGAGTGCAGCGCCAGAGGCCTGCTTGGCCATGCGGCCCGTTTCAAATGTCAGCCGCTTGCCACCGGCAAGTTCGACTGTGACGTCCTGCTTCATAAATTCCTCATTTCTATTACTTCCAGCACCAAATGCGCGCGGGAAAGAGGGATGTATAGGGCGCCGAAAAGATGTTTCGGGAGCGGACTGCCGCGAGCGTTCGTGCTCGCTCCACTCTCAGAGCCATGCTCTTGCTCCAAAACGCAAAACCGCCGCACGGATTCCGGGATACTCCGGATCGTCCGTTGCGGCGTATGTCGCGCCATACACGCCAGCCAGAGATCTGGCCAGCATTACCCAATCTCGTCGCGTAAGGTTTGGGGACAAGGTTCTCGCTTGCTTACTTGCGGATGCCCAGCTTCCCGATCACATCGCGGTAGCGGTCAGAGTCGTTGGTCTTCAAGTAATCCAACAGGCGACGGCGCTTGCTCACCAGCATCAATAGTCCACGCCGCGAAGCGTGATCCTTCTTGTGCGTCTTGAAGTGCTCGGTGAGTTCGCCTATGCGCTCGCTGAGAATAGCGATCTGCACTTCAGGACTTCCGGTATCGGAGTCGTGAGTGCGAAAACGCGTGATGATGTCGATTTTCTTTGCAGGTGCCAGCACGAAAGTGCGTACTCCTCTATTTTTCTTCTAGTCCACTCTCTAAGTGTCTGACCAAGAGTAACATGAGCCGTGTCCACCCTGCAATTTTGCAAAATCAAACAGGAGGCGAAAATCGCACCCCGGCAACGCTCCCGGACTCCCCTGAAATTCAACGCGGTAACTTACAGATAACAAGGTACATCACCCGATGCCATCGCCCCCAATAGAAGAATACGGTCAGCGCCTGCGGGCTTGTGAACTCCGCATCGCCCACTTCGATCAGCTTCACATTCGGCTCGGGAATACTCGACTGCTGCTCGCGATCGCAACTCTTCTCGCGGCGTGGCTCTCTTTTGGACGGCATCTCTTCTCGCCATGGTGGCT from Acidisarcina sp. encodes the following:
- the rpsO gene encoding 30S ribosomal protein S15, with protein sequence MLAPAKKIDIITRFRTHDSDTGSPEVQIAILSERIGELTEHFKTHKKDHASRRGLLMLVSKRRRLLDYLKTNDSDRYRDVIGKLGIRK